In the genome of Fervidobacterium nodosum Rt17-B1, the window GACTAACCATAGAACTCAAAAAAACAAGGAACATCAAAAACAAAAACTCAAACCAATATATCATCTTCCTTGTAAAAGGCAAAAAAGTCAGCAAATCTATACGCTTGTGTCGAATATCGCTAATAAGTGAAAAGAGAATAATCAAAAAGCCAAAAAACATCTTCGTATCAACACTTGGGAACAACATCAAAATAAAGAAAAAAACTATCGTGCGTGATTTTTCCGTAAATTGCTTTCTAAAATAAGCGAATAAGTAATTAATGTAATCAACGTATTCACCCATTATTCCACACCTCCTCGATTAAAGCCAAAGTTGTGTACAAATCTACATTCTTACTCTTCAATCTTTGCACCAAATTTTCTACCGTGTTGACAACATCCCTATCGATATCTATATCCCCTGAAATAAAATAGCCAACTCCCTGCTCCGCTTCGACCAAACCCTCAATCTTCAAACGCTCAAGCGCTTTCAATATCGTATTTATATTCACATCGAAAATCCTCTCAAGCTCCCTGACAGGTGGAAGCTGAGTCCCTTTCTTCAACTGCCCTATTATTACCTTCGCCTTTATTTGGTTTATAATCTGCAAATAAGCTGGCACACCACTGTGCTTATCAACCTTTTTGAAATCTACAAATTGGTTTCCGCTCATTGTCTCACGACCTTAACTCCACTACTTTGGATGTTTATATCAACATCCGATAAATTTTTCAACGTAACAGTACCACCGACCGCATTTAGTTCCATATCCATTTTTTCTTTTCCAAGGTATTCAACCTTGCCATTCACACCCGTTCCAGAAACCGTGAACTTTTTACAGTTACTCAGCTTCATATCCAAATTTATCCCAACACCTTCAAGTTCAATGTAACGGACATCGAAAATTCCACTAAAATCAATACCAACGCTGTTGCAATTTATCTTTTCAGCTTTAAACGTACCTTTCAACTCAACACCTGTACCATCAAATTCCATACCATTTGCCGATATCTCACCTTCCACCTTTACAGACACACTATCAACCTTCAAATCATCTAGCTCAACCTTACCTGAAAGCTCCACTCCAACGGCTGAAGCTTCAAAAACTTTCAAATTGTCTTTTCCAATTTTAATCAAATACCTTGAATTCTTCTTCCCACCGAATATCTTCACAGAATTTTCACTAACGTCAACTTTTAGCACGCTTGGATACTCTATCTGATTGCCTTCGACAAACTCAACTTCAGCCTTACCTTGAATATCAATGACAACATTTTGTTTTGCTTCTAAAGATTTATCTGGATGGTAAATCATACCCTCTGAACTCGAGCCAAAAATATTTTGGATATACTCCGTAAGCGTTGAAGTAAAGCTACTCTCCGTTTTAACAAGATAGCTGAACATGTAAAAATTCGCCATCGGTATCAGAAAGAAAATAATAGCCAAAACAATAAAACCAGCAATTTTCTTCGTATAGTACTTAAACACATACCCAACTAACACAACTTCGAAAAACACAATAACAACCTTCAACGGTCCATACTCCACAAAAAAACCGACCAAACCTAGCAAAACAATAAACAACGTAATCAACAAAACGTACTTAACATCCTCTCTCACACTCTCACCTCCCAAATTACTTTCCAATTTTTCAATTTTATTTTTTGTTTTATAGTGTTATATAATTATATAACACTATAATTATAGTACTCAATACAGAAAACTAAAGTATCTTTTGTGTAAATTTTGAGTAACGTTTTGTAATAAAAGCTAAAAAATATGGCTTCGGTTCTCTCGAAGCCATATTTTCGTATTTTCTATTTTTAGAATTTCAAGAATTTTCAAACCTTCCCGGCGGCTAGTTTACCAGTCAAGACAGCCATCGGAACGCCGGCTGGACTGTACGCCCACTGACCTGCTTTGTATATATCCGGAAACGCAGTCAAATACGCATGCGACAAACTATTCTTTATAGGCTGTTTTTCTCCAAGTTTGCCAAACGCCCAACCAACAATCGCACCATTTGTTGTACCTACATACCTTGCTATCGTTAAGGGGGTCGAAGAGAATTTAAAAATCACTTTATCCTTCAGCTCTGGATAGACTGTATTTGATAATGTTTCAATTACATTCTCTTCAATCATGTTTTTTAACTCAGCGTACCAACCTGCATCATGGACCAGCTTCGCAAGTTCGTAATCGAAAAAGAAATTGACTATCAAACCAGTCTTACCTTCCGGAGCTAAATTTTTGTTTCTTAAAGCAGGTATAGATATCTCGTACGAAGTGTATTTACAAAGCTTACCAATCCATTCGCTAATTGCGTTTCTATCGAAATTGTTAAAATCATTTCTAATAGCGCTTTTCAAATTCTCAAGCTCGGAATGTTCAATTTCGCCTATCCCTTCTTTGCTTGGTGTGTAAAAGAAATGCTCGTTTGATATCTTTTCAAAATACTCAACCGGTTCATCAACAGCAATAAACACCTTCACAACTGATTCAGTGGTCTTCCCAGATAGCACTTTATTCTTTTCTTTCTCAACTTTTTCACTTTTTCTATCACAACAAGCTATACTATACAACCGCTTCAAATCAGCTGCCCAGATTAATTTATCGTATCTCCAACTCCTTCCATCACCGTCTAGAACCAAATGCTTGTCAACATCTACCTTTTTAATCCCCGTATTTAATACAATCTCACCACCAAGTTCCCTTACCTTCTCTTCCATCTTCCATGCCAATTCACCGATACCGTTCTCAGGGTAGATGTAATCCGTGTATGCGTAAAAATAACTCAATGCGAAAAACGCGGGTGTATTTTTGAAAAAATGCTGAGTAAGTATATCTTTAAGAGATTCGTTTCGCACAATCTTTCCTACATAATCCTCAACAGGCTCTTTGAGCTTGTTCATAACCGACACGGTCTTTAGAACTTTCAAAAGCCAGGGCAGATAAGTCTTAAAAGTCTTAAATTCTTTCTTCTCTACAAAGAGTGGATTATCGACGCTATACAAAATCTTCATACTGTTCATAACGCTCAAAATAACCAACGCCAATCTCTCTATATCTTCCACACTATCCGGATAAATCTCTTTTAGCATATCTACGTAATCCCTAAAACTTTCCTCGCCCTTCACGTGCACAATTTTGTCGCCTATACCAACGGAAACTTTGTTTTTAACAAACTTTAAATCAATTCCCACTTCATTGAGCATAGGCAAAATTATCCCAGCATTCAAAAACGCTGGGACACCACCATCGAAGATAAAATCCGCTCTATTAAACGAATTCACCAACCCACCGCAGTAATTGTTCTTCTCTATAAGTGTGACATCGTGTCCTTCCAAAAGCAAATACAAACTAGCCGTTAAACCGGCTACTCCCACACCTACAACTACAACTTTTTTAACTTTTTTCTTCAAAACCCTCACCTTCATTCATCATTTAACACACTCATTCGCACTCATTCGCGGCCATTCTTCCTGTCATTATCGAAGTTGGACCACCTGCAGGGCTGAAAGTCCATTGTCCTGCTTTGAAAACATTCGGTATCGATGTTCTAACAGCTGCTTTCATATTCATCATACTCGCATTCACAGGTATGCCTTCCTCAAAACTCCAACCTACGATAGCTCCATCCGAACTTTTCACTATCTTGTGTATAGTAATCGGCGTAGCCGAGAACTTCGCGATAATTTTATCTTTCAACTTCAACCCATCGAATACACCTTCAGAAATAGCGTCTATAACAAACTCGCTGAATTTTTCTTTGAATTCGTCGTACCATCCATCTTTGTATATTAAATCCGTTAACTTGTAATCAAAGAGCAAACTTACAATCATACCTGTTTTACCATCAGGCGCCGCTTGTTTCTCTCTTAGGGCTGGGATGGAAATCTCAAACGTGTTGTATTTTACAAACTTCTCCAACCAAGAGTAAACATCTTCTTTCTTTATGTTCTTCCAATTTTGTATAAGCCTTTTCAATTCCAAGCGGTGCAATTCGCCCAATCCTTCCTTTTTCGGCGTATAGAACATATGCCCTGTCACTATCTCACCGAAAAACTCAGCGGGTATATCGAGTTCCAAAAAAAGTGTGAAAACGGATTCAGCGCCTTTTGCGTTGAGAATTTTCTCCTTCTCGGTGTTAAATTTACCTTTGAATTTTTCTGGAATATTCTTCAAGTTTAAATAAAATTGCTTCAAATCAGCTGTCCATATGAGCTTTTCGTAGTTATATTCTTTCCCATTACTGTCAATTAACTTATTTTCCGATACATCCACACTCACAATCTCCGTATTCAACAAAATTTCTCCGCCCAATTCTTTTATCTTCTCCGCGATCTTTCTTGTAAAATTCCCAACCCCACCTTTTGGATATATATAATCGTTGTACAACGCAAAATAGCTCAACGCAAAAAACGTTGGCGTCCCCTTAAAGAAATGCTGAATTATTATATCCCTCAGTGAACGATTCGAAGTTAATTTATCCATATAACTTTCAATTGGCTCTTGCAATTTACCTATCCTGTAAATCGTCCTAAGGAATTTGAAAAACCACGGCACAACGTATAAAAGATTTAAAATGTTTTTCTTACCTTTTTCAAAGAGTGGATTATCGACACCGTATAAAACCTTCATATCCTCAATAACACTCTTAATTGCGAAAATTATCCTATCCACATCTTCTATACTCTCAGGATACAATTCCTTCAAAATTTTCGCGTACTCATATATACTCTCCACACCGTTTATTTTCAACACCTTATCCTCAACTATTATCGACACAGGATTTGGCAGAAATTCTATGTCTATCTTAAATTCCTCTGCAAGTGGCTTGACAAGTCCCGAGTTTACAAGTGCTCTTGCCCCACCTTCGAATCTGAAACCATCTCTTTCAAACGTGTTCATCAACCCACCACAATAATCATTTTTCTCTATGAGCAAAACATCTTTACCCTTACTTGAGAGTGTCAGTGCAGCGGTTAATCCCGCTATACCCCCGCCTACAACAATAACTTCCTTACGCACATCCATCACTCCCATCAAAATCTACAGATTTTTTAATACCTAATCCAAAAGAATCAATCATCTTAATAGTTAAATCCCAAAGTTTTTTGGCTTCTTCCATATCTTTCGCCGGCGGGGCTAGTTCCTCTATCTTTGTGAGATGGAAAAATTTATCTGTGATATTCTCGACTTCTTTTGAGACGCCTAAATAATACAGCGCTTGTGCTGAAATCTCTGGTGTTTGCGAAATACTATCTATAAACGTCTTTTTGAACCACCTATAAAGTGCACTGTTATCCCTGCCGGTATTCGTCCTCACCATACCAGGGTGCATCGCATTTATCGTAACATTGTAAGGTTTCAGTAAGTCTGCGAAGATGTGCATCGTTAAAATCTGAGCAAGCTTTGCACTACCGTAGGCTTTTAAACCGGTGTATCTTGCCTTTTCAAATTGCAAATCATCCAAATTCAATCCCCACACAGCAAACCTGTACCCTTCAGAACTAACAAGGATAATCCTCCCCTTTTTATCCTCTTTGTACTTTTCCAAGAGGTGGTAATTAATAATAAAAGGTGCAAGATAATGGACAACGAAATTCGTTTCAAGCCCATCGACGGTTAATGTGCGCTTGCCTAAATACACTCCGGCGTTGTGTATCAAAACATCGATGGGTTCTTTAAGACATGATAAAAACTCAGCAGCTTTGTATATATCTTTCAAACTACTCAAATCAGCTAAAAAATACTCAATTTTTACGCCAAATTCCCGTTCTATATCTCTAACCAAAGCCTCAGACTTTTCCTTACTCCTATTTATTGTTATCACTCGCGCACCCATAGAAGCGTACTTCTTCGCTGTATAATAACCAATACCGGAAGTTGCGCCCGTTATCACAACAACCTTCCCATCGCACCTTTCCGTGCATTGCTTTGGCTTTTCCTTCATATTCTTCAGCATCTCAAAAACATTCGACCATTTGTACTCTCGCCAGTACTTCCACACTTTGCTTTTTTTACTTTTTTTAATTTTTTCCATCAACCAAACACTCTCCTCATGAACTTCCGGTACAGTTTATTAAATCCAGGGATATTGTCAAATATATCCCCCCACAAATCGTAATAATCTCTCTGCGATGCAATCTTACCTTCATCGTTAAGAATCAACCTACTTGCACCGTAAACCACAGACTTTCTAGTTTTTTTAAACAATATAGTCATTTCCCACTCAACGAATATCAAATTCCCTTCTTTCACAGCGTTTACAATCTTCATCCTCAGCTCTTGCGATCTTTTCGTTAACCTTTCAACCATCGCCTTAAATTCGTCTATACCGTGTATCTCCTGGATAGAATCCCTGAACACAATATCATCCGCATAGTACGGAAGCAGATGCGACCAATCTAACTTCCCCTGCTCGTTGTAAGTCTTCTCCCAGAGTTCAATCAACTGTTCCAAACTTTCTATATTATATTTACTGTATTTTTTCTCTTCACTATTCTCTATCATTATTTCTCACCTATCTCAACTATTTTTCAAAGCTTCCCTCTTTTTTCTGTACTCAAGTATAGGCGCATCGCCGGGTATAAGGTTTTCTCCCATGCGAAGCTCGCTCTTCTTTGGAATCTGAGTTTCCACAACACGCTTATCTTGGTGTAAAATCTTTCTATTAAACGGCATACCCATCAACGTTATCAACTTATCCAAAAACCTAATCTTCGTAAAACCGATGTAAAACCTCAGATAAATCATGGTATGTTCATCATCGATAGGAACAAAAGCAGCCGTTACCCTAATTTTCTCATCTATGTGATTTTGCCACATATTTGGAAACTTAAACTCCAAGTACACTTGACTTTTTTCATTTAAACCTATCTCCTCGGGTTTTCTCGCAGGTCTTCCATCGTCAACTCGGTTAAAGACATAGAAATAAAACATCGTATCTCCAAACCACTTAACAATTGGACCATCCACAACTGTCCTATTGCCCCTACCAATAGTGTTGTAATGCACAAACGGTACATGCACAACATCAAGCTGATTCTCTATAGCCCGCGAATAGTGTACATTCCAAACTTCTTTAAATTCACTGTAACTCAAATCATCCGTTATATCCTCAAAATACGTCGGTGGATTTGTTGGCTCACCGTCACCATACCAAATCCAGATAAAATCCGCTAATTCGTAAGTATGATAAGCTTTGACCTTAAAATTCTCATTTACCGGTGTATTTCTTCCGTTTGCAGGAATCACGCACACCCGTCCAGTTGAATCGTACTCAAAACCATGGAATGGACACATAACACGCTCGCCATTTGAAAGAATCTTTCCATGTGAAATAGAAGCTCCTCTGTGACAACATACATCGGAAATACAATGAACCTTCCCTGCCTCATCTCTCCAAAGTGCAAGTTTCTCACCAAACCTAGTAACACCTATAAGCTCTCCCTTTTTAACCTCTTTAGAAGAAAGCACAATATACCATTGATTCTTTATCATATAACTCTCCCCCTTTTACTTTCTAATTTTTAAAAAATAATTTCTCAATTCCACGCGATGTTTGTAGAAAACTACAATAGCATTTCCAACGTACAGTACAACCAACTCAGGCATACCATTGAAAGCTTTCCAAATTGTGTAAAAAAGCAAAGCGACGAACCCTAACAACACTCTGAAAGCATCCTTTTCTGGATTTGTCTTTTTCTTCCCTTTAATTCTGTTGAATATGGAAAAGATTGTAAAAACACATCCTAATAACATAGGTCCTTCCCACTTAGTCAAAACAGACCAAGCGCCAAACATCGTTGCAACAGCCTTCCCACCTTTGAATTTTAAAAAAGGAGAAAACGCATGCCCTAAAATTCCCGCAAGCGCCGCAACAGCTAAAACGTATCTATTTATGTTAATTAAACTAAAAGAATCCTTCCAAGCAAAAAAAGTAAGTGGTAAAACGCCTTTAAAGTAATCCAATGCTAAAGCCAAAAATCCATATTTCCAACCTGCGGCTCTCCAAAGATTCGTCGAACCGGGATTGCCATCTCTTACTTTCCTCAAATCAATACCTTTCAACTTCGCTATAATATACGAATACATAACAGATCCTGATAAAAATTGAAGAAATATCAAGGCAACATAAAATATATAGATTTGCAAATTCCTCATACATTATCCTCCTACTCTTCAAAGAAATATTTTTGATTAGCCTCCTGAAATACGTTTTTTCTTATTTTTTCAAAAAATTCTTACTTCCCTTTCTTTTCCAAAAGAGTTTATCTAAAATCTTAATAATTTTAATTTTTTATCTTTAATGAATTAATTCATTATTTTTATGTCGCTTTATTCCTTCTTAGATTATTTTTTTTAACTACTTCCCCACCATTTTCCCTCAAACTAACCCTCTTATGCCCACCTGGTTTGTTCCACACTCTCACATTCCTTCGTCCTATTTGAGGTATGGTGAGTTTGCTTATTCTCGTATCCTGGTTACTTTCCTAATGGAGGTGACCGGCTTTCTCACCTATACATATACTCTCTCCGGTTCATATCTTGTCTTGCTTTTCACTAACTTGAATATTATCCTTATCATTTTCAATCCTATTGCTATCAATGCTTGTGTCTCTTTTAATGGATTTTTTCTCTTTTCCTCAGTTTTAAATATTTTTCCATTATTTCACGGTTATGTCTTATCACCGTTTTTGCCATCAAGTATATTATTTTCCTCAGTAACGGCCGCCCTCTTTTTGTTATCCGCGTTTTTCCTTTGTGTTCTCCAGAACTTTCTTCGTACAGGTTCAATCCAGCTAATTTCCTTATTTGTTTCCAGCTTTTAAACCTGCTTAACCCTCCTGTCTCTCCTAATATCGTGGCTGTCATTACCGTTCCTATCCCTGGCACACTTTCTATATATTCCCCTTCTTCTGTTTCTTCTATCATTTTTTTCATCTCTTCTTCTAGCTCTTGAATTTGTCTTGTTAATAGCTCTATTTCTTCCAATAGCATCCTTAATTTCATTTTCGCACTTTTTTGCCCTGCTCTTACTCCTACCGATTCTCTCGCTGCTTCGTATATCTTCCGCGCCCTACTTTTCCAGTCTTTCCCCTTTGTCGATTCTTTCAATACACTTTCTATTTCTTCTACTCCAACTCTTAATATCTCTTCCGGAAATGGATAGGTCTTTAATAATTTCATCGAACCTTCCGAAAATATGTTTTTGTATATCTTCTCATACTCAGGAAAGTATTCGTCTATTATAGCTATTACAATATTTTTTGAATTTTTTCTCTTACTTACTAATTGTTCCCTTGTCGTGGTTAATACTTTTAACTCACTATACACATCATTTGATAAATGCATATCGAAATATCTTCCATCTTTGATTAATTTGGCTATTAATCCTGCATCTTTCTTGTCATTTTTACTAGGTGAGTTATCATCAAATTCTTTGCTTTTCTTCACATGATATGGATTTACTCCAACAAGATAATTTACTTGCTCGTTAGATTTCATTTGCCAAGCTAAAACCTTCCAATAATGCCCTGATGGTTCCATGCCTAAGATTACGTTGTTTAACCCTTCCTTTTGCTTAATAATTCTTATTTTTTCCTCTAACATTTTAATACCATCTATGGTATTATTAATCTTGAAAGGGCTAATCAAATCAATTCCACGATAATCAGTCATCCTAACCCAATGATTTCTTTTAGCAACATCAATACCGACAATTAGAGTGTCTTGAGAAATTCTTGAAACTTTTGGATTAACATACTTTTGTTCCATGGTATCGCCTCCTGATTTTAGTGTGATGGGGTAATTATATATTATCAGGAGGCGATACTTTTTTCAAAATCTATTTTTCCTTACAGGAATGCTTGTGTACTTTAAATACATTTAAATACATTTTTATTTAAACTTTATTTCCCTTCCACGCCATGTAACTTTCTTAAGGATTGTGGTTTTGTACAAAGAATAAAGAAAAACAACAGCAAAGAAAATAAAATGTAGCGGATAAATGATCGCATCGTACCATTTGTAATCACCTATCGGTTTGGAAAGAAGATAGACTATAATTGTAAACCCTGCGTACCTTAAAACCACATACCCCAACGGCATATTAAAAGAAGCAAAAGACGAATAAAAACCAGACAACCAAATAAGAGCTATGAGAAAATTTAACAATCCATTGCTAATAGCCCCTGAAGACATATTTTTCGAAAACCCATCGAAAAGTTGTCTAAAACCATTTGGATACATCCTAAATTTGACAACACTTTTACCAAGCAAATTCGTCACCCTAATACCACTCTCAACATACAACTTCCCAAGCTTTATATCCTCCAGCACTGAATCCTTTATCGTTACATGTCCGCCAGTCTTTTCGTAATCTTTCCTCGAAGTTAGTATAACAGGTCCGAATGCCCCAACAGGCTTTTCAGAGGGAAAACCCAACATATTACCAGCGTACGTAACGACAAGGTTAAAAACCAAATTCAAATGCTCATAAAACTTCTCAAACCTTTGGTACGGCCAAACGGATATTAAACCGCCGTATCTTCTGTAATTACTAACCAAAGCTTCCAAAGTCTTCTCACCGGGCTCGACATCCGCATCCATAAAAATCAAAATATTACCTGACGAATGCTTGTAACCATTCCAAATTGCCCAAGATTTTCCAACCCACCCCTCAGGCGGTTCTTCTTTTAAACTAATCAACTTAATACTTTCATTATCATTCTGGAATGCCTTTACAATCTTCGCGGTTCTATCGATAGAATTATCATCCACAACTATGACCTCATAAGGTTTAACCGTTTGCAAATTTAAAAGGCTTAAAATCTTACCGATATTACTCTCCTCATTCCTTGCTGGTATGATAACGGAAATACTAAATCCATTTTCTTGAGAATTTTCAACACTCTTAATTTCCTCAGCATCCAAGTACCTTCTCTTTGAAAAGAAAAAATAGATAAAAGATATAAACACAGAAAAACCAATCACTAAAAGATGAAGTGGAATATCTAAAAACCTCAATCCATTTTCCCCTTTCTTTTTTACATCTTTGATATTTATTATTATCATACATCATTCAAAATTATACATTGACTATTTCAAAAAAATTAGTATAATTAGTCTATACTTAGTCTAATATAATCAAAAATAAAAATATAAAAAATATACAGAGGTGAATACAAATGGAAGAGAAGTTATCAAGTATTAACGGTATTGACAAAACTAAAAAGGTTTTAACAACATTATTCTTTATAGTCTTTGCTGACATGCTTGGTTTTGGCTTAATTATACCATTACTTCCGTACTATGCGAAAGAATTTGGAGCAAAAGACATTGTGATAGGATTCCTCTCCATGATATACCCATTGGGTCAAATCTTCGCATCGCCACTCATAGGGAGGATGTCTGACAAATTCGGAAGGAAAATCGCGCTCCTTTTGAGTGTTGGTGGCACATTCCTATCCCTCTTGTTACTTGGCTTTGCGAAATCACTAACGTTGATATTCATTTCAAGACTTTTAGATGGATTAACAGGTGGGAATATAACCGTAGCGCAATCTTACATAAGCGATTTCACAGACAAAAAATCACGTGCCAAAAGCTTAGGACTTATAGGCGCAGCATTTGGTTTAGGATTTATTTTAGGACCTGCAATAGGAGGATTTTTAAGCAGGTGGGGTTTCCACGTCCCAGCATTCTTCGCCGCAGGTCTTTCGTTCGTAAACCTTCTAAATATTATATTCCTCTTACCTGACTCCAAACCAGTGGAAGACGCAAAGAGAGTTCCATTCACATTCGAAGAGATGAAAAAAACAATCAGCAGACCTGTTGTGTTTTACCTTCTTTTAACGAAATTCTTTTATTCATTTGGATTCACAACATTTGAATCCACGTTCGCATTATTTGCACTCAGAAGACTCAACTTGCCTCTTTCTCAAACAAGCTTCGTCTTGGCGTATGTTGGAATTCTCATAGCATTCACACAAGGATTCCTTGTTGGAAAAATTACCAAAAAGTATAAAGAAGATGATATAATAAAATCACTGATATTTGTGGTAGTACCATTTTTGATACTTTACTCATTCTCAGCAAACCTAATCACACTCATTTTACTCTTAACACCTCTATCTGTTATATCTGGACTAATAGGAGTTTCCGTAAACTCCATCGCAACGAAAACAGTTGAAAGAGACAGATTAGGTGGTACACTTGGGATATTCAATTCCGTTGATAGTTTAACAAGGATAATAAGCCCTCTTTTTGGTGCTTTAATAATCCAATACATAGGTCCAAAATACCTTGGACTATTCATCGGCACTTCACTTCTAATAAGCTCATTTATCTTCTTCTTCCTATTCGCACCAAATTACGAAACATATCAAAAAAGCGAAAATTACGCAGTTTAATTAATTTAGTATTTAGCATAAGGGGGAGAAAACCAATGGAAGAAACAAGCCAAAACAGAAAAGTTGTCTTACTTCACAACTTTGAAAAATCAGAAATACTAAAACTCATGAAAGCGGTCAAAGAGACATTCCCAGGTGAAGAGATAATCTTCGCAAGCACAACACCAACAAGCTTAGAATGGAAAGTCAAAGACCTAATCGACGAACTCAACAAAGAACATGAGGAATTTAAAAAAATGAAACAAAATCAGCAGAACCAAA includes:
- a CDS encoding MFS transporter, whose amino-acid sequence is MEEKLSSINGIDKTKKVLTTLFFIVFADMLGFGLIIPLLPYYAKEFGAKDIVIGFLSMIYPLGQIFASPLIGRMSDKFGRKIALLLSVGGTFLSLLLLGFAKSLTLIFISRLLDGLTGGNITVAQSYISDFTDKKSRAKSLGLIGAAFGLGFILGPAIGGFLSRWGFHVPAFFAAGLSFVNLLNIIFLLPDSKPVEDAKRVPFTFEEMKKTISRPVVFYLLLTKFFYSFGFTTFESTFALFALRRLNLPLSQTSFVLAYVGILIAFTQGFLVGKITKKYKEDDIIKSLIFVVVPFLILYSFSANLITLILLLTPLSVISGLIGVSVNSIATKTVERDRLGGTLGIFNSVDSLTRIISPLFGALIIQYIGPKYLGLFIGTSLLISSFIFFFLFAPNYETYQKSENYAV
- a CDS encoding DUF3783 domain-containing protein; its protein translation is MEETSQNRKVVLLHNFEKSEILKLMKAVKETFPGEEIIFASTTPTSLEWKVKDLIDELNKEHEEFKKMKQNQQNQK
- a CDS encoding glycosyltransferase translates to MIIINIKDVKKKGENGLRFLDIPLHLLVIGFSVFISFIYFFFSKRRYLDAEEIKSVENSQENGFSISVIIPARNEESNIGKILSLLNLQTVKPYEVIVVDDNSIDRTAKIVKAFQNDNESIKLISLKEEPPEGWVGKSWAIWNGYKHSSGNILIFMDADVEPGEKTLEALVSNYRRYGGLISVWPYQRFEKFYEHLNLVFNLVVTYAGNMLGFPSEKPVGAFGPVILTSRKDYEKTGGHVTIKDSVLEDIKLGKLYVESGIRVTNLLGKSVVKFRMYPNGFRQLFDGFSKNMSSGAISNGLLNFLIALIWLSGFYSSFASFNMPLGYVVLRYAGFTIIVYLLSKPIGDYKWYDAIIYPLHFIFFAVVFLYSLYKTTILKKVTWRGREIKFK